The Georgenia faecalis genome includes a window with the following:
- a CDS encoding DUF3000 domain-containing protein, whose amino-acid sequence MNTDGPAIPQDFEAALLSLRGLRQRPELHLEEVPAPTRIAPYALALTGEVNETRDPDTILGSGRFVVLHDPEGQSAWGGTFRVIVLARAELEDELGTDPLLGEVGWAWLTDALAEEGARHERLSGTVTRVLSESFGGLELSSRAVEIEVRASWTPSTTDLGPHLAAWARLLCSACGLEPLPENVTALGRRH is encoded by the coding sequence GTGAACACCGACGGGCCCGCGATCCCGCAGGACTTCGAGGCGGCGCTCCTCAGCCTGCGCGGCCTGCGGCAGCGCCCCGAGCTCCACCTCGAGGAGGTGCCGGCGCCCACCCGGATCGCGCCGTACGCCCTGGCGCTCACCGGCGAGGTGAACGAGACCCGCGACCCGGACACCATCCTCGGCTCCGGCCGGTTCGTCGTCCTCCACGACCCCGAGGGCCAGAGCGCGTGGGGCGGCACGTTCCGGGTCATCGTCCTCGCGCGCGCCGAGCTGGAGGACGAGCTCGGCACGGACCCGCTGCTCGGGGAGGTCGGGTGGGCCTGGCTCACCGACGCCCTCGCCGAGGAGGGAGCGCGGCACGAGCGGCTGTCGGGCACGGTGACCCGGGTGCTGTCGGAGAGCTTCGGCGGCCTCGAGCTGTCGAGCCGCGCCGTGGAGATCGAGGTGCGCGCGTCGTGGACGCCGTCGACGACGGACCTCGGACCGCACCTGGCGGCCTGGGCGCGCCTGCTGTGCTCAGCCTGCGGCCTCGAGCCGCTTCCCGAGAACGTCACCGCGCTCGGCCGGCGGCACTGA